Below is a window of Ischnura elegans chromosome 1, ioIscEleg1.1, whole genome shotgun sequence DNA.
AGTAAAGATCAGACCTTTCTTTCCATACACGTATTTTTCGATCGCGTCTCGTCACCctcataaagatttttttccacttcgtgaaaaaaatagtaaaccttTCGatgttcaattatttattatatgaaaaagttattaaaattaatatattcttacgTATTATTCTTAGGAAACGTTAATTCCTTCAGAAATTATGCttacaaatcaataaaaaaacaagcttATCGACTCACGAGAGAAAGTAAAGACTCGATTTTTGCGTAAATTccgattggaattttttctcatttttaacggCTTCTGGTGACTTTATGGATGAACccaatatttaaatagccatagttcctcaATCCTTAGACATTGTATTATCATACTGCTCAATTTTTACtttacaaaattatattgaaaatttaggGTATTGTGAATGTTTTTTTGATTTCCGTCACCACTGTTAGCCGTAGAGGAGTAGAGTGGCATGAAGTAGggtaaaaaatagcattttggccaaaaattataattgtatttcGTATATACGTATATTAGGGTGATATAGTAACTTGACTTTTCTGATGCTGCCAAcacccaagcctcgcttccatagaaaaacatgctccatatgtatcaTCTGattgtttcctttcttctatgAAGTATCGCCGTATCTAACATAAAAACTTCTTTTAATTTCTGTGAACGCTTCGCATATTTCTCTTCAAACTTTCCTCCAAATATCGAAGCAAAGGAATTCTTAAATCAAAATGCGAGGGCCGTTTCTTTTTTCAaactccgatagctcagcaaaaattTAATACAAGCAGAggtgccgacttgcaaaaaatattggggggcccaaaccggggacctttccccggtaaattttataagtagtgaattttaagttttttaagcattttagaagagtcatgtgatcaacattagaaccctgatcactcgaatctcgatatctggacactccggggaaaatcgacaagcctggcacattttttcctcacatctgtaacgaatttttggggggcctcgggccccatcaggccccgtggagttggcgccactgaatACAAGCGACATGCGGGTACTGCGCAGATAGGACAACTGCGCGTCCTCcataccacacgctcaagtcatttctgaccgtaagttgttagtttgaGGTTACTATAGCAATCTAATTAACCTCTTGCGCTGTAATGAAGAGTTTAGCTCGTCatagaattttcataattttagcactatttagaggagcaatataattatttttaagcttaaaaattttaaaacatacatcgtatgcataaataattagtaaatcatgaaaaatgatgCATTCGATTGggtttaaatgattttattccacTAGCGATAGCTGAGTTCTTCATGTTTAatgatcacattttatttcacggttctgcGTGAATTACAAATTACAAAGTGTCATTTCATAGCCTagcatttaaaagagaaccacagaaaaaaatcaatagagAATAGGGGTGCGATATTCGGAAAACAAATCGCATTGGAAGGGGTAATAAGTACACTGCCTCGATTGAATCTCCCGCCAagagtgcactgcggagagacagacAGATAACTCAGCAAATGGCTTCAGCGCTGACTTCCCTTGGCCTTTTTGCAATACTTTCCGTTTTTGATTTCTGCAGAAAAATCTTATTAATTAATCTCCTGTGCTAGGTTATCAGAGTCTGATACGGCCCTCGCTcgaaaatatccctcggaaatccgtaaaactcgccattttgaaccatcttctttattatttctactgtatatatacctttttctcaacttatacgcaaccaaactctacaaatgaggtaccaaaatgcacagaatttatcagagaaaatgcgacggcatatcttacttcctaaatattgctattgtttccttaaattggtttttaaataataaaaaaaaacaaaaaaaacaaaaaccagtaaatattcctgacgttaacggcacacaaactgatacatttgttcatgtgcaacaatatctcgcattcttcaaataacttttatgaaaatgcggctgattccacattcaagtctcctgttgatacataagtatgagtcatcaggtgcgtttaaaagaggatagtgtaattacttccaatgttgtgtttaaaggggtcctctgacctcaattagtacatgaacattccaattaaatttgtacacaagaccctgcctttttatttctacattttaaaattaaaaacgctcctatccctctgtggacctgcagtgaaaagagcgggggaagaccgctgggagcgggcgcagcacgctcttgtattttaaaattcctcaatttattaatctcgcacctaccgcttatcctggtgggtataccatacctccacacaccccggtattagttgcaccgtaacccctcccccccagccttaattcctagttgcgcccctgttCCGTACgacaagaaagaagagtctcttggggctcagtacgaACAGCAGTCATACTAAGACGAACACTCCTCCGTCTAGTAAGGGTTAAGcagttattcttattattttgtaatatcatttagcaacacctgtgactcagttattacatacacaaaagcctgtcgtcaaaaaatattcctcgaatatcccacaatggttcgcaatgtcactgggacgaaataggaatatatggggatcaaaatgggatattcctggaatatcctctgctgtgagGGTCGGTGGTATCGCGTGGACAAAACCGATCTTCTTTGGGATGGACTTTCCGCCTGAATGCATGGCTATACAACAAGGGGGAGATGTCTTCGGTCCTTAAAAAGGGCCTTCAGCGATCGAGAAGGCGCACGTAAGGATGAAGAACTCCAGGAACCGGTGGCAAGAGCCGGAAAACCATACGCGTCCAGGGTTTCCGGCAAAATCTCCAGAATTTTGAAAAGACACTGAATTGAATCCTTCTTCCGGCCCTGTAGCTGTTTATACCCATTGAACGGGTTTCCAGTATTAAGTACTCGGCAGTAACAATTGACGATTTCTTAAATTGGAATCAACATACAACAGCCTCACAAATGTTATGCGTCAcacactggcaaatttttatttcatcagaaatAAATGTCCTGAAAGCTTTCTAAAGATCTCTTTATAACGCCTTAGTAAATACCAGACTGAGCTATGGCCTTTTTTTGTCGGGATGGCGCATATTTAAACTCCTTGAAACCCGCcgtttttttagaaaaaagaattgtacgtattgttttgaaaaaggacagatttgaaagatccttcccactttttcttcccttgcgtttgcttccgtcgaggcatctatatatttattagGTCCTGCGATGTTTTGATGCtggaagtggcaactctaaaatatttcagtccctgccttctccctttaccctgcgtaaaataagtgtgcccttaacacaaccaaatttgactttgtttaaaagatgttttttgcacgtaggaccaaaggtttttaatctGTTACCCCAGTCGTGCTtaatttcaaagtctttgaaaaagtttttgcaaaatgcacattcttggctccTAACttaagaaagtgtagaacaaatattgttataagatattgatgtaaatgaattataaatactactatggtagtttttttcatgtatgaacTAAAGCTTGGtcagtatagattatcaaggtgacacaaaatgagctaccccacacagaaaataaacatctataagatatctacagatagataaatagttatctaatagacatctattatagatatattattgtcaaaatagcagcagttctaatagatatctacggtagatgtctattagatatctactCTAGATGTCTATCAGATATCTACTGTAGATTGCTATTAGATATCTACTTAtctgttttatacttatctatatctacaaaaaaaattctcatgcctatgcttaatgcaattaacattagtaaaaatattgtcgccgtatgatcaaaatgaaaactacaaaaaaaatgcCGAGACATGGCATTGAGCTTGTGCTCCCCATTTCATAGCCAAACACACTGACTACTACACCAACTGATCCTGATGTCCAGGATGCactattttgggattatataacgattgttaaaaataccactgggaaattaattaattacagctaaactaaggcccattcaatggaaccactatcagctcagagatgtgttcgccattccaaatgctgtaaaaaatatgggattgAAAAAGGctgagcaaggtacgtggtctccccttgtcagttagGGGAAGAATAATCTTATGtaattataatgatgataatataatGGAACGGCAGCTAGGGAGAACGGACGATTGCTGACGTCATGCAGTTGGCATCGTTCGACACGTGGAAAAATGTTGAAGTCCGCCATCGCTCGAGTATAAAAACCAAAGAAGttgttttaaaacttaattttagtCATGGTTTGCCTTCCTTTGTCCGCCCGATAACGACTTAACTTTGCCATaaaacgcgcctacctctccaaccttctgaaacttttccattttttggcaTGGGCGgtcctaccgggaataatttagaattaatcccgccagtgaaGCTctagggtcataggaacgcgcaagcctttacAACACGAccaggttgtagcccaagggaaggaaactcagttaccccaccaataataaTAAAGTCGAAAacaaatcaaatgtaaaaaaaatcattcgtcgcctcatcatcatcatatatcagAAGCAACagatttcctttttcctttctgtcctccccctctgAGAGGCAcaggcgtataagtctcagacttggttcccggctctagagttgtatcctcgcggggcccACCCTGGGACCCCCAAATCCACTGACCCATAAACATCAccaaatgttaaaaatatgaagccataaggtaaaaaaatgaaatgaattcaatGACACCTAATGGGAATGTATTGGCAAAAATAAATCCCACCAATCATACATAGTGACAATAACACTTTACAGTGAAAAACAAAATGTAtagcttttaaattatttattcacttaaATTGAAATCATATGTTTATGAAGAAGCAACAGATTTCCTTGGTACAGGCTTTCCACCCTCCCTGAATCCATTCCTGAAAGATAAAACAGCCAGTTTTAACACACATCACAGGAGTacatttacataaatttaaatctTACACATTGATACCCATAAAAAATTGTGCCCATGCAGCCATCTCCTTTGATTTCAGCAGCACAGACTCCCTATAACCCTTATACTGCCACtaggctgatatatcggccctgGCTAGTTGAGTAAAAACTGCCAAGGGTCGATTTATCAGCCCgactttttttttcgtgattgtggccttttcaatggctgtaatttaagtaaacccccattaTCTAcagttataagatataaatatatcttaagtattgggaaaaaatctacatgtattaaataaaattaagtagctgaaaaaattagaaatctgAAATGTAGCGAATTCCgaaaaatagccttggcagtcttcccACATCCCActtgaaatgggctggcagttaACGGGTTTAATAGCATGATGTTCAGTCAATTCAGAGTTtaacaaaattcttgaaaactcAAGAAAGCTCGGCTTATATCGCCTCagatttatcaaatgaaaatgcAACGATTACTTCTTGATTGCCGACAGAGTTTTACGATCGTTcatcatactactgtgtatattaaactgtccacaTAGTCATATCATGGTGATAATATATCGATGTGAAAATACTTTTGTACTATTATTGCAACCGGTctgctatcgtaagatttccattggctataatcttattaattaccagtagaagggaaatggatattttatacttgtaaaatgttattttcggctaagctagttgcacaacTTATGTATagccgtggtgattgacaatttttccttgggaaaatatATTCAAGGCATATTTTCACTATGCCTTCTCATAATGATAGAATAAAGGCTTATTGTGTTTGTTTGCGATATTTTATGTTAACGTAACAatgatcatgaccgaatatttcaccaaatagttagcattgactcttatgggattatgaatgttttggtcaaagtatgcATGGCTAGGTATTGCCGAACAATGTGTATTCTTAATGGCCATTActccaagaaaattttatttttggagagccgaaaaaaatttagaaatttatctGAACTAGCCCATCAtgtttaaaaacaatttcaactACGTGACAATCTTCTGAATTATGGAAAGTGTGCTGTATAACTCCCCTGtattaaaattgtaaacaaaattaACATGTTGCTAGTTCTGCCATTCTTTGGGCGAGGCGCAATGCTTTATTAAAAATCACTACGTGAAGGCTACTTCAATCCACAATGCAGCATTAGTGTCTTGGCATATTAGTCATTCCACAATGTTTACAATGCAATCATTAGTTAAAAACCAACCAGATTTTGCCAACAGTCACAGAAGATTGTAATAGGAGTACATATAGGCCTCTGAAAAGCACTTTGATTATACAAAAGAAGTTGACTTTGGAGCTGGTTTTAATGTGAGCTTCAACAACACTTGCTTGCtgtgaaaaattgaattaattcaatCTCTCAGTGCTTCGTCCCTAAGACTAGTTCGAATAGTTGAGACCACAGCTCTACAGACCAAGCCAGTGCACATGAATTCCACATTTTCTGAGTCGAGGTGGACAGTTCCTTTCGACAATTGCGATACTTcgatcaatttaaattaattttccacacCATGAAACCAAAGCAAACACAGGCCACCACATGTTTCATACAGGGCTCTTCCGTACCCTCACCCCACTTGGTCTTTCCCGACTGAATGACTTTTAAATGGCCAAATGATCTAATTGCTTAGCGCTACCATAAAAAGGATGGGTAATTATGTTCTTTCCGGGCACGCgtctttttgtgattttttttcatccaatacaatcataacagtgtcctgattacgaaaatgatatttttttgtggcggaatagccggcaaattacctaaaaagcaaaaaaatcagggggaaaaaattccataaaaagtagtcatttgggtactcaaaatgtttgtaatattatggAAAACACAGTTATGCAAATATGTTTTAAatcgaatgtaaaataagctcattatgaCGTATTACAagctggaactactttctggtacTGCACCACGCGCAGCGATTCCTTGACATTTCGACCCGCCCACCTAATTTTGCAAATGCCACCATAAacccgtctgtcggagtcagtctacacataaataagaaagaagccGCGCCTACGGCGTGGCTTCCGCCgtgcgctacccaacccaccccctTGGTCCGTCGACCGCACACTGTGATTTAGCCAAGAATCGCTACGCGCGGTGCATTACTAGAAAGAAGTTCCAGTTTGTAATGCGTGATAATAAGCTATTTtacattcgatttaaaaaatatttgcatgactgtgtttgccataatattacaaacattttgagtagtacccaaatgaccacttttaatggaattttttggtccccgattttttccctttttaggtaatttgccggtttttccgccacaaaaaattatcattttcgtaatcaggacactgttatgaatgtattggacgaaaaaaatcgcaaaaagacgAGTGCCCGGAAAGTACATAAATACCAAAGGATGCACTCAGAGGAAGTTTATCATTCTAACTTTACAGAGGGAGGAAACATTTTGCTGCTACGAGTAATGATGTCATGGACATACCTGAAGCGCCTCCTCACAATCTTCAGGTAGCGCATCCTGCCAGTGCCAGTGGTCTTCCTCCTCTGTGCCTTGATGCTCCAGTTGTCTGCAGAGAGATACACAACAGTGAGTACTAAGATAGCATTCCAGATTTTCACAATAAAACTTAAATCAAAATACCACTTTACATTGCAGTTAATTTATACTTTTGGGGATTGTCAGATCAAAATACACTTCTTGAAAACACACATTCCGTGGCATGTATGTACCATGAATTGCCAGAGATAACTTTAGTTCGCAGAGTGCAAACACATGAGATACTATCACGTTCAAAATATTCTGTACTCGAAAATGAGAATAAATGAGGGTTTTCACATTTCAATGTGAGTCAAAAGAGTATCCCCTCTTAACTAacacctcacccccccccccccccctcccctgcaCTAACACTACCCACCACCTCGTGATAACTAATTCCAATACCTTTACACACAAGTAGCGCCCCTAGTAACATATGTGTTGTAAATCAAGGAATACTTAAATTACTGCAGTGGAGAcaacttcatatttatttattccaactatatataaacattaattataacTCACAACTCCTTGGCATAACAATAAGATCAACAACCCATTCAAAACAATTACCAATTGCCATGTTACCTGAGATACATAGAAACAGACTACCGCATTATTTACTTCTGTATATAGGTATACGAAACATTGAAAGTTAAGTAAAACTATACAATGACTTCATCTTCTGGTTGATAATAAAGGGAAACTGTAATGAGACTGAAGTTTggtgaaaatataacaaaattggCCGTTCGATAATACTGAAGCCaccaaaaaaagtatttcaaaattaaaaataaagcgcAACATTTAAAACGAATTTCATTCACTGAGAATGCCCCAGGCACCCATAGAGTATTTTCCACAGTTAGAAATTTGAAAATGGATCCAAGTCCTGAGGTTTTTCAATGACATGTGCACCATGAATTAATACTAATACCATACATTCGTAATACAAGGTAGGTACATTCAATACAACAGTTATTGAACAGCAATATCAGTGTTAGTATTCATActggaatatttaaatttcattacgaACTTCTATATTCCAATACTATTTCCTTAACTGCTTGAGAGGCAGTTTACATTGCTGTGAGAAAGTATATAAACATGTGGTCCCATGAGATGTCAATGAAATACAATTCCCCACTTACAGAGATGCTAACGGTAGCGAATTCAGCCCTAAGTAAATCCTTAATTTGCAACGTTATCGACCGCCAACTAACCAACACAAATAATGACACGTTATGAATCACCGATACCATTAAAcagaaattatcattaatttctaaaacacccaatttcagttgaaaaatgaataaaagatcaTGGAAACCACAATAACCATTTACGAAATAGTGGAATGTATTTGTTTATTCCCTTATGTAATAGAACGCGCGATTTCCTTTGCGATGCAACTGCATACTGCAATTGCTTACTACGAATGCAACCAGCACATGACAATTTCAGATGGCTAAAAGCAGGACGACAGATTGTTCACTTCATTTGCGATGCATCGCTTTTaacgtaaaaaatgatgatttccaAAAATACTCACAGTGCCTTAGTTTCCTACTGGGATATCCACATTGCGCACACTTTGACTTCTGAATATGGTAAGACGACCTTCCACACCGCCGGCAAAGGGTGTGTGTCTTATTACGGCGTTTACCAAAACTTGATGTTCCTTTCGTCTGTAAAATAATGTGACAATGATTAGTAAACCAAGTACAGGAGAATGTTCTTACCAGCGAGAAACAATTCCCGGAACATACTTGGGAGGAGGATACACATgggtcaaaattcaaaataattaataggTTGGCATAAAGATctggatttattttaatgaaattctatGACCTAAATAATAGTGAAAGAATTAAACTGCTCAACATATAGATGAAAGCAATTCTGTAAAGATTCCAATTCACATTTACGGTACTCACCATTTTCGATGAACTTGCCTTGTGGCCGAGAAGCGCTAAACCCGGCAGACGGCAGGACAATCGCACTTCCGCTGCGCCGCGCAAACTTCCGGTAGAAGATTGAACTCCGTAATGCGAACCGCAAATATTTCCGCgggaaaaatgaaatggaatgctATCCACCACATTGATTATGCATTCCGATTTCTCCCATTCACATTTCTAAGGCTGCTTCAGAGGTATTTAAATCGTTCGATGGGGAAAGAGGCGAATAGGAAGATTAACTGAAAATGGGAGAATCATAGCGGTACCGAAACATTTTGTGACGCTGTTGTATACATTTTAAACATGTCCTCTCTCTCTCATGCCGCGCACTCCGAACAAATCCATttctccatttaaaataaaattcacctcGTTTTGACAATTTTGCACTCTCGGATATTTATTGTCCGTATTCATGGCTGGTTATTCAAATCCTGCCCCTTAGCCATTTAACCTATAATATAGATTAGATTCTTATCTGCCTGCACACTGTCACTGTGAGTGAAAAAGCTATCACTCCTCActtcacaaaaattcaaattttcgctATAGCTGCTTCACCAGCCATTGTATTTTAGTTTTGTATTGTACCTTCGCATCAATTTTCTGCCTTCTTTCTAGCTAGTGGCTCTGGCAAGTGTCACATGGGTGGGCCATGCAGGCGGGCCTAACCTCGAATTAACGTGGATAAATACGTCATAAAATCCACTTCGAGTGTATTTGTTTTATGTTTCGTAGTTAATATGGACAAAacataattttacagaaaattaatGGAGTGGTTTTCTAAATTCCATatgtatacaatttattttaatttcatagatAAAGTTTTGGCACTCAGACAGCGTTCAAATTATCTGAAAGATGTTTTAAAAACATAACTTATTCTAAGGTATATACATATCATGGCCATAGTAAAAATGTCTTCTTATTTCAATAAGATTTTTTAACACTTTTGTGCCGAACGTCAGATATAGCTGCTTCAagtgttttttcattattatcttaAGTATTTTCATTCGCAGAAGACCTAACATCGGATATAAGTCATTGATTTTTCAACACAAACGACTGGACGTCGGCTATAGCTGATGCAGGGAAGGGAAATGACCAGTGAGGTGgcaattgtcggatgcattcaggctcGGCCTTACACCCAGCTTAGGGAGACTTTATAAGAGCCACTCCTCTGCAATTAAGCCCAATGTTGGGATTAAGCGATGATCCATTTCTGCAGTGAGTGGGAGGGttaaccctcccactcatttattaTCACcctcactgcaggaatccgttTTGAAGTGCTTATATTGTCAATGGTTTCTGCAATGATACATTTTGTTGGATACCACAGTTTTCCCATCGTTTGatatgaattattcatttaattctgcacgtaagaaaaatatataatttgcatGTTACAAATAAGGAACTTCTGGGATTAGTCTgagtaccttgtgttcactaacttagTTGCTATCAACGCTAGAATTCCATTTAAAGTTCCACACTGCTTAAAAAATTCTTACATAAATTCTTCTattcgggggaaacaaagcaaGGAACAAGTCCAAATGCTCACACAAAACCAACTCAACTTTATTCCAACCAAGTCGTACCCTCCTATTCCACTACCCAACTATGACTGCCTCCCCAATGCGCTGTAAGCCCACGTCCGTTGAGTCGCCAGGAGAGCTTGTTTCCCAAGCATCTCTTCCGATGACAAGAGCAACGTGCTGATGGCTGTGCTTCGGGCAAAGCCCGTTTCGAGGCGGCTCTCCATCATCTTGCAGCTATTAATAAACTTAATGAAAGCCACGCTCACAAATATTTGGATAAAAAAACTGGTAATGAAATAAGTTGACCGGAGACTCATACTAAGATAAGGTTAAGGGGTTCTAGTACAGAGGCTGGAGTAACAGCTAAGTGCGCCGTTGTGTCCCAAATCAAGAGAGATGAGAATACCAGGGTAACTTCACCCCAAAAAAAGAGAtccatacagagaggtttaaaaaattcttatGCTACATGTCCTCATCTTGGCACCAGCGGGAAAGGGTTAATGGGCTTCAGCAGTTATTCTCTTCACTTTTGCATctggccaggggcggatccaggatttctttctggggggggggggagcacaagcaaggccgtacaCAGGATTTAGTTCAGGGGGGGGGAGCACAAggttacctcgtaatacaaaattaacgcaatgataatgggaccgtattgaaaattttgcatatttttttaaggatctgGGGGGCAAGTGCCCCTGTGTCCCCCCTCCCCTCTAGGATCAATAAATTGTAATGAAACCAAAAAACTAGTGAAGTATTCCACGTCAACATTTAGCTCAGAGGTCTTCCACCTTACATTCCCACTCCCTCGTGTCACCAAGAGAGCTTGTTTCCCAAGCATCTCTTCCAATGACAGTAGCAAGGTGCTGATGGCCGTGTTTCGGACGAAGTCCGTTTCAAGgcggtatccaggattttgttctgggggggtgcaaggatacctcgtaataaaaaaacgtatgcaatgataatgggaccgtattgaaaatcttgcattttttttaagggcctggggggagggcacgtgcccctgtgcccccccctagatctgcctatgcaTCTGGCCGTTTCCTTGTAGTAGCGAGTGATAGTCAATGGACGTTTGCTGTTGGGCTGTATCTCCATTCCCGGATTCTAACTGCTGT
It encodes the following:
- the LOC124156049 gene encoding 60S ribosomal protein L37; translation: MTKGTSSFGKRRNKTHTLCRRCGRSSYHIQKSKCAQCGYPSRKLRHYNWSIKAQRRKTTGTGRMRYLKIVRRRFRNGFREGGKPVPRKSVASS